The DNA region GGGCGCCGGGGACCAGAACCATCTTCAGCGGTCTCGGAAACTGCGGGCGCCTGGCTGACCGGACGTGAGCGGGCCAGTGCGAGCGGCAGACTGACGAGCAGGTAGCATGCTGCGGTCGCCAGAAAGAGCCCTCTGAACCCGGCGGCTCCCAGGATGATCGCGGCGGCGGCTGGCCCGAGCATCCAAGCGACTGAGAACATGGACCGCAGCGTGATCATGCTGCGGTCGGCGGCCTCCTCGCCGGCCAGACTGAAGTGGGTTCTGGCAAAGGCGAATAGCTGGGGGAAGGCCGCTGCACCTGTCCCCAGGAAGACGCAGGCGATCAGGACCAGGGGAACAAAGCTGTGGGTCGTGCAGAGAAGGACATAGCCGATGGCGGCGCCGAGAAGTGCCGTCAGCACGATCGGTTTGCTCCCTATACGGCCGTCTGACCAGCGGGCAAGCTGAGTACTGATCAGAACGCCACTAAGGGACATCAGGGTCATGAAAATCCCCAGCAGCAGCGGGGACATGTGGGCTTCATTTCTGGCGAACAGCGGCATGTAAGGCACGGCAAAGGAAGCTCCTGTTCCCAGCAACAGAGCGGAGGCGGAGAATTGGGGGAAGCCGGGCACGTGGCGCAGGGACGACAGCGCATTGAAGGAAAGGGACACAGGCAGGCTCCTGGCGGTTGAAACAGGCAAGGCAACGGTTCCGAAGTGGGCGGCCCCTCGACAGGGCAAAAGGAAGCGGTGGGCTCTCGACTGCAGAGCCTACCGAAGGTGCCGCTTACCCTATGCCGTCAGGTGCTTTAAAAAGCTTGCCTTCCATGAATCGGCACTGAATTTTATAAAGTAATCTTCTGAACACTATATTAAATGACCGAGGTTCATTCAGATTCGGAATGGATATCTAAAATGGCGGTCCAGAAGAAGTCAAGCAATTGAACTGTAAAATCACCTTTTTGATCCCTATGTAAGGAAGGAGATGGGTAATGCTCTCTTCGCCTGAGAGAACAGCCAGGCTGCAGTTCAGCCCCATCAACCGTGACCTGGCGCAGCAGTTTGGCGTTAGCGAATCCACTGTCTGTGCCGGACATGTTTCCCTATGGCGGGTTGGCGAGAGAGGCGGTAGGGATACAGGCCATCGTAGAGGATGTCCCTGGATGCCTAACCT from Deinococcus humi includes:
- a CDS encoding sugar efflux transporter, whose translation is MSLSFNALSSLRHVPGFPQFSASALLLGTGASFAVPYMPLFARNEAHMSPLLLGIFMTLMSLSGVLISTQLARWSDGRIGSKPIVLTALLGAAIGYVLLCTTHSFVPLVLIACVFLGTGAAAFPQLFAFARTHFSLAGEEAADRSMITLRSMFSVAWMLGPAAAAIILGAAGFRGLFLATAACYLLVSLPLALARSRPVSQAPAVSETAEDGSGPRRPLALVALCFVLYGMSNTMGFIALPLHVTGALHEPSSTVGWLIGLCAFLEIPFILGFALFSGRFSNERLIHLSLGLFMVYFVVMAVAPSVWLLAAAQLIRAAVIAVTTTLGMAYFQELMPNRTGTALTLYANTNSVGAVLSGIVSGAFAQAFGYQAVFLLCAALTGAAFLLLSVITRPQSPGPSSGLMAPVQASK